A stretch of the Anaerotignum faecicola genome encodes the following:
- a CDS encoding M42 family peptidase, with the protein INMTDERFLEELLEAVTVSGFEEEGQAVVRKYMEPLADELRTDEIGDTVCVLNPESRLKILMTAHLDEIGLMVTAVNEQGRLLVIDRGGIIPATYPGHRVKVMTEQGPVFGVVESYRDLFKKEGGLKTS; encoded by the coding sequence GATAAATATGACAGACGAAAGGTTTTTAGAGGAGCTCCTGGAAGCGGTAACCGTGTCCGGGTTTGAGGAAGAGGGCCAGGCGGTTGTCCGAAAGTACATGGAGCCGCTGGCCGATGAACTGCGAACGGATGAAATCGGGGACACGGTATGCGTCCTGAACCCGGAGAGCCGTCTTAAAATTCTGATGACAGCCCATCTGGATGAGATCGGGCTCATGGTAACCGCAGTGAATGAACAGGGAAGGCTGCTGGTTATCGACCGCGGAGGCATCATTCCGGCTACCTATCCGGGCCACCGGGTAAAGGTTATGACAGAGCAGGGGCCTGTTTTCGGCGTTGTGGAATCGTACCGTGATTTATTCAAAAAAGAAGGCGGGTTAAAAACTTC